A section of the Verrucomicrobium sp. GAS474 genome encodes:
- a CDS encoding polysaccharide deacetylase family protein yields the protein MSWRDLLRPLLPRFGKALWHRLQGDAVILAYHRVTTLPPGSDPYRLAVTPATFDAQMEILRRKFRPVSLYQIADSLLGGAPLPRRAVAVTFDDGYADNALEAAPILIRHGVPAAFFVTSGMIENRDEFWWDDLERLVLAPVRLPDRFAPAWAEPFVWEANDAGREDLPAEGAVFPRGISKGRRELFLRLSRMLKQLPREEQIARLDAVAEWSDFGLVREVRSNRRTMTATELLNLSRNPLFTIGAHTMTHPRLAALPPAAQREEIEGSKRDLEALLGRSVGMIAYPYGDPASVGEAAPRAAREAGVTCGFTASGGYVRRGTDPFSVPRFFAYEWSQKEFLYELNRLL from the coding sequence ATGAGTTGGCGCGATCTCCTACGTCCCCTCCTTCCCCGTTTCGGGAAGGCCTTGTGGCACCGTCTCCAGGGCGATGCGGTGATCCTGGCCTACCATCGGGTGACGACGCTTCCCCCGGGCAGCGATCCCTACCGCCTCGCCGTCACCCCGGCGACGTTCGACGCGCAGATGGAGATCCTCCGGAGGAAATTCCGTCCCGTTTCCCTTTACCAGATCGCCGACTCCCTCCTCGGCGGCGCGCCGCTTCCCCGCCGCGCCGTGGCGGTGACCTTCGACGACGGCTATGCCGACAACGCCCTGGAGGCCGCCCCGATCCTCATCCGGCACGGGGTCCCCGCCGCCTTCTTCGTGACCTCGGGGATGATCGAGAACCGGGACGAATTCTGGTGGGACGATCTCGAGCGGCTCGTCCTCGCCCCGGTGAGGCTGCCCGACCGGTTCGCGCCCGCCTGGGCGGAGCCGTTCGTCTGGGAGGCCAATGACGCGGGGCGCGAGGATCTTCCCGCCGAGGGGGCGGTCTTCCCGCGCGGGATCTCCAAGGGACGGCGCGAGCTCTTCCTCCGGCTCTCCCGGATGCTGAAGCAGCTCCCCCGCGAGGAGCAGATCGCGCGGCTCGACGCCGTCGCGGAATGGTCCGACTTCGGCCTCGTCCGCGAGGTCCGCTCCAACCGGCGCACCATGACCGCGACCGAGCTCCTGAACCTTTCCCGGAATCCGCTCTTCACCATCGGGGCCCACACGATGACCCATCCCCGGCTCGCCGCGCTTCCCCCCGCCGCCCAGCGGGAGGAGATCGAGGGGAGCAAGCGGGACCTCGAGGCGCTTCTGGGCCGCTCGGTCGGGATGATCGCCTATCCCTACGGCGATCCGGCCTCGGTCGGCGAGGCCGCCCCCCGGGCCGCCCGGGAAGCCGGGGTCACGTGCGGCTTCACCGCCTCGGGCGGCTACGTCCGGCGCGGGACCGATCCGTTCTCCGTTCCCCGCTTCTTCGCCTACGAGTGGAGCCAGAAAGAATTTCTGTACGAACTGAACCGCCTTCTTTAA